From Argopecten irradians isolate NY chromosome 2, Ai_NY, whole genome shotgun sequence, the proteins below share one genomic window:
- the LOC138315256 gene encoding uncharacterized protein: protein MADTSTGSNDSKSNISEFLKIEYSRCMICDGFYGSNFGQPVCSTCHLFLFTSDINLEDGEQEIYNEKADSDADSGNEEPGAAFDFYANGSQDAQETKRVKSGVTHKMDKLTERISSLTMPREKDMVPEGLVDSMPPEVLLVVFKYLDDISLWTAGRVCSRWRQILEGETTDSQWKEFCKLRWPLFYPQYRVKTWKTIYTKLLESSPCKYCLESMMLQSTPPIEENSWRHRRLRSELKTLKSDPPEGIKATPLDRHCCHWQASITGPQGSPYEGGLFLLYLQIPQSYPMRPPKVRFITKIFHPNISRHGDVGLDSIHHNWSLALTISKVLISIQSLLTDPYCHVCMEPAVGQLYAANRNEFNRIARLWTWKYAMHDFLMPMNIDLNGV from the exons ATGGCTGACACAAGCACCGGAAGCAATGATTCCAAGTCGAACATTTCCGAATTTCTCAAAATAGAG TATTCAAGATGTATGATATGTGATGGGTTTTATGGCTCCAACTTCGGCCAGCCTGTGTGTAGCACCTGCCACCTGTTCCTATTTACCTCTGACATTAATTTAGAGGATGGAGAACAGGAAATCTACAATGAG AAGGCAGACTCAGATGCTGACTCTGGGAATGAAGAACCTGGAGCAGCATTTGATTTCTACGCCAATGGAAGTCAGGATGCCCAGGAGACAAAAAGGGTGAAATCTGGTGTCACTCATAAGATGGACAAACTCACAGAGCGTATATCTTCACTAACAATGCCAAGGGAAAAAGATATGGTGCCCGAAGGCTTAGTGGATTCTATGCCTCCAGAAG TTCTTTTGGTTGTGTTCAAATACCTCGATGACATTTCCCTTTGGACGGCTGGACGTGTGTGTTCAAGGTGGAGACAAATTTTggaaggggagacaactgactcTCAATGGAAGGAATTTTGTAAACTGCGATGGCCACTGTTTTACCCACAGTACAGAGTGAAAACTTGGAAAACAATATACACAAAGTT GTTAGAGAGCTCACCCTGTAAATACTGTTTAGAGAGCATGATGTTGCAG AGTACACCTCCAATCGAGGAGAACTCTTGGCGACATCGAAGACTACGGAGTGAGCTCAAGACCCTGAAGTCTGACCCTCCAGAGGGGATAAAAGCCACTCCACTAGACAGACACTGTTGTCACTGGCAGGCATCCATCACTGGCCCCCAAGGGAGTCCTTATGAGGGTGGACTGTTTCTGTTATATCTACAGATACCACAAAG TTATCCAATGAGACCACCCAAAGTACGATTCATAACAAAGATATTTCATCCAAATATCAGTCGCCATGGTGACGTAGGCTTGGACTCAATCCACCATAACTGGAGTTTAGCATTGACAATTTCCAAAGTGTTGATAAGTATTCAGTCATTACTAACAGACCCATATTGTCATGTGTGTATGGAACCAGCAGTCGGACAACTGTACGCCGCAAACAGAAACGAATTCAACCGGATAGCACGATTATGGACATGGAAATATGCCATGCATGATTTCCTCATGCCGATGAACATAGATTTGAATGGTGTGTAG